From Dermochelys coriacea isolate rDerCor1 chromosome 23, rDerCor1.pri.v4, whole genome shotgun sequence, one genomic window encodes:
- the SNRPA gene encoding U1 small nuclear ribonucleoprotein A: MAVPETRPNHTIYINNLNEKIKKDELKKSLYAIFSQFGQILDILVSRSLKMRGQAFVIFKEISSATNALRSMQGFPFYDKPMRIQYAKSDSDIISKMKGTYVERDRKREKRKPKGPETPVVKKQMPGAAAPVAGAVQGAVPGMPPMNQAPRMMHHMAGQPPYMPPPGMIPPPGMTPGGIAPGAMPPQQMMPGQMPPTQPLSENPPNHILFLTNLPEETNELMLSMLFNQFPGFKEVRLVPGRHDIAFVEFDNEVQAGAARDALQGFKITQSNAMKISFAKK; encoded by the exons ATGGCCGTCCCGGAAACCCGCCCCAATCACACCATCTACATCAACAACCTCAACGAGAAGATCAAGAAGGATG AGCTGAAGAAATCCCTCTACGCCATCTTCTCCCAGTTTGGCCAGATCCTGGATATCCTGGTGTCTCGGAGCCTCAAGATGCGGGGTCAAGCCTTTGTCATCTTCAAGGAAATCAGCAGCGCCACCAATGCCTTGAGGTCCATGCAGGGGTTCCCCTTCTACGACAAGCCGATG AGGATCCAGTATGCCAAGTCGGATTCCGACATCATCTCAAAAATGAAAGGCACCTACGTGGAGCGCGACCGCAAGCGGGAGAAGAGGAAGCCTAAAGGCCCGGAGACGCCTGTGGTCAAGAAACAGatgcctggggctgctgctccggTGGCAGGCGCAGTGCAAGGAGCCGTCCCT GGGATGCCACCGATGAACCAGGCCCCTCGCATGATGCACCACATGGCAGGCCAGCCTCCATACATGCCCCCTCCGGGCATGATCCCCCCACCCGGTATGACTCCAGGAGGAATCGCGCCAGGGGCCATGCCCCCTCAGCAGATGATGCCTGGCCAGATGCCGCCTACCCAGCCG CTCTCTGAGAACCCACCCAATCACATCCTCTTCCTCACCAACCTGCCCGAGGAAACCAATGAGCTGATGCTGTCCATGCTCTTCAATCA GTTCCCGGGGTTCAAGGAGGTGCGCCTGGTGCCCGGGCGGCACGATATCGCTTTTGTGGAGTTCGATAACGAGGTGCAGGCCGGAGCCGCCCGCGACGCCCTCCAGGGCTTCAAGATCACACAGAGCAACGCCATGAAGATTTCCTTTGCCAAGAAGTGA
- the MIA gene encoding melanoma-derived growth regulatory protein, translating to MANTRLWAQAALLCALLGLAQGGRQLGKLAEKKLCADADCSHPISIAVAVQDYIAPDCRFIPIQRGQVVYVFSKLKGRGRLFWGGSVQGDYYGEHPARLGFFPSSVVQESQYLKPGKVEVKTNQWDFSCQ from the exons ATGGCTAACACCCGGCTCTGGGCCCAGGCCGCTCTGCTGTGCGCCctgctggggctggcacaggggggCCGGCAGCTGGGCAAGCTGGCTGAGAAGAAGCTGTGTGCGGATGCCGACTGCAGCC ATCCGATCTCCATTGCGGTGGCCGTGCAGGATTACATTGCCCCTGACTGCCGCTTCATCCCCATCCAGCGTGGGCAGGTCGTCTAcgtcttctccaagctgaagggCCGTGGCCGGCTGTTCTGGGGCGGCAGT GTGCAGGGGGATTATTACGGGGAGCACCCTGCCCGCCTGGGCTTCTTTCCCAGCAGCGTGGTCCAGGAGAGCCAGTACCTGAAGCCGGGGAAGGTGGAGGTCAAAACCAAT CAATGGGATTTCTCCTGCCAGTGA